Proteins encoded within one genomic window of Misgurnus anguillicaudatus chromosome 18, ASM2758022v2, whole genome shotgun sequence:
- the LOC129429054 gene encoding uncharacterized protein: MKPSDTSGSKTNTRFLLNAISEDKIHLTRFILDALDGKIIDSKTEGTQTPLISAVFLQDQQARSKFMDLLLQRGANVNCPDESGRTALSYACEMGHLDAVKILVKNNADPEVADRWGNTALMFAAAAGHSAIVEFLTRAFKRLGLQVDRQNKVGNSAVEVAKYLGHTECLRALGSNFRKVRDDGVNEQLSTVNIHDDKEKFFESLKFHHREIQPTARGETSAEDEARLPVGLGRKRSLVLRNRIQSMDSIEEYEKESDVLLPSLSSQGLVTPKHTPRFFPIPKQREETSTIDPLPLLFRGPEHRNPVFYSPRPFKTSLRSGVSPSGPLGILLTPISGREERDNIWKAKKLPFDLPVRRFDENYYQKRCSLPTSTLAPPVTERLLSLCRSKTLLKSPATAQTLQPADFTQTASTVTSLSSKLLRRFTFPDFKKISKESQEVHATQMGACAGRGIPRSETFPLANDHPQVASKPSVDSISAVKCEFDFHIKTASNF, translated from the coding sequence ATGAAACCCTCGGACACGAGCGGCTCCAAAACCAACACCAGATTCCTTCTAAATGCCATCTCTGAAGATAAGATCCACCTCACTAGGTTTATTTTAGATGCTTTAGATGGAAAAATTATTGACTCGAAGACAGAAGGGACGCAGACGCCTCTCATATCTGCCGTGTTTCTTCAGGATCAGCAGGCGAGGAGCAAGTTCATGGATCTTCTGTTGCAGAGGGGCGCGAACGTGAACTGCCCAGATGAGAGCGGCCGTACGGCGCTGAGTTATGCCTGTGAGATGGGACACCTGGACGCTGTGAAGATCCTGGTGAAAAACAATGCCGACCCCGAGGTGGCAGACCGCTGGGGAAATACGGCCCTCATGTTCGCCGCCGCGGCTGGACATTCCGCGATCGTGGAGTTTTTGACACGAGCCTTTAAACGTTTGGGTCTCCAAGTAGACCGGCAAAACAAAGTAGGAAATTCTGCGGTCGAAGTGGCCAAGTATCTCGGACACACCGAATGTTTACGAGCTCTCGGAAGTAACTTCAGAAAGGTTCGTGATGACGGCGTGAATGAACAACTATCCACTGTGAACATCCATGACGATAAAGAGAAGTTCTTCGAATCTTTAAAATTTCACCACAGAGAGATCCAGCCGACTGCACGAGGAGAAACTTCAGCCGAAGACGAGGCGCGACTTCCTGTCGGTTTAGGTCGTAAAAGATCCCTCGTTTTACGAAACCGAATCCAGTCGATGGACTCCATTGAGGAATATGAGAAGGAGAGCGATGTTTTATTACCGTCATTATCATCGCAAGGCCTCGTGACCCCAAAACATACTCCAAGGTTTTTTCCAATCCCCAAACAAAGAGAAGAAACGTCCACCATCGATCCTTTGCCGCTGTTGTTCAGAGGCCCAGAACACAGAAACCCAGTCTTTTACTCACCCAGACCCTTCAAAACTTCCTTGAGAAGTGGTGTGTCTCCATCAGGTCCCCTTGGCATTTTGTTGACTCCTATAAGTGGCAGAGAGGAACGAGATAATATTTGGAAAGCTAAGAAATTGCCTTTTGATTTGCCCGTCAGACGGTTTGatgagaattactatcagaagaGATGCAGTTTACCGACCAGCACTCTCGCTCCGCCGGTCACAGAGCGCCTGTTGTCTTTGTGCAGAAGCAAAACGCTGTTGAAAAGCCCAGCAACTGCTCAAACCCTTCAGCCCGCAGATTTCACTCAGACCGCCAGCACCGTAACTTCACTCAGTAGTAAGCTGTTGAGAAGATTTACTTTTCCCGACTTTAAAAAGATCAGCAAAGAGTCCCAGGAGGTTCACGCAACACAGATGGGAGCTTGTGCCGGACGCGGTATCCCGAGGTCAGAGACTTTTCCCCTCGCAAACGACCACCCTCAAGTCGCGAGTAAACCGAGCGTAGACAGCATCAGTGCTGTGAAGTGCGAGTTTGATTTTCACATTAAAACTGCGTCAAACTTCTGA
- the lamp5 gene encoding lysosome-associated membrane glycoprotein 5, translated as MEFHHLSLFCLLCALSRVSAEAEVENLSGLSPNPDRDIFVVRENGSTCLMAEFAVKFLIPYDVLALNGIDLITEQTSLSIPRGAEIAGKCGARESELHISWINRAFTFRIFFSKENRIMGSDGKESEVWKINKVQLVYDTSEMTHFVNAYNPGKHTASTHRLSALVTPAGRSYVCTAQQTLTLISTDHQKGITVSLYDIQVQAFDIQSDFMFSEPYKCITDQREQLEQTLPLVLGLILGLIIVITISVYHFHLKLTAQQPQLPRDRSLYKNVM; from the exons ATGGAGTTTCATCATCTGTCTCTCTTCTGTCTTCTCT GCGCTCTGTCGCGAGTCTCTGCTGAAGCTGAGGTGGAGAATCTGTCCGGTCTGTCACCGAATCCCGATCGGGATATATTTGTAGTTCGAGAAAACGGGAGCACGTGCCTGATGGCGGAGTTTGCGGTGAAATTCCTCATCCCGTATGATGTGCTCGCGCTTAATGGAATCGAT TTAATAACGGAGCAGACGTCTTTGTCGATCCCGCGCGGCGCGGAGATCGCGGGAAAATGCGGCGCGCGTGAATCTGAGCTGCACATCTCGTGGATTAATCGTGCGTTCACATTCCGCATCTTCTTCTCGAAG GAGAACCGCATCATGGGCAGTGATGGTAAAGAAAGTGAAGTGTGGAAGATTAACAAGGTTCAGCTGGTTTACGACACATCAGAGATGACACACTTTGTAAACGCTTATAACC CGGGGAAACACACAGCCAGCACACACCGTCTGTCGGCGCTCGTGACGCCTGCCGGTCGATCGTACGTGTGTACGGCTCAACAAACGCTCACGTTGATCTCCACTGACCATCAGAAGGGAATCACAGTCTCGCTGTACGACATCCAGGTTCAGGCCTTCGACATCCAGAGCGACTTTATGTTCAGTGAAC CGTATAAATGCATCACAGACCAGCGGGAGCAGCTGGAGCAAACCCTGCCTCTGGTGTTGGGTCTCATCCTCGGCCTCATCATCGTCATCACCATCTCAGTTTATCATTTTCACCTGAAACTGACCGCACAACAGCCGCAGTTACCCCGAGACCGCTCTCTCTACAAGAACGTAATGTGA